From the genome of Rathayibacter sp. VKM Ac-2759, one region includes:
- a CDS encoding SDR family oxidoreductase: MSTPQPIAVTGATGAVGGRVARLLAEEGLPLRLLARDPSRAPSLPGAETVRASFTDVGDALQGVRLLLMVSAAEQEDRLAEHLALVAAAADAGVEHLVYTSFAGASPTATFTLARDHAATEEALRASGMAWTFLRDNLYLDFLPSMLGEDGAVRGPAGEGRAAVVAREDVARTAAAILRDPTAHRGATYELTGPEAVTFAEIAAILTAAGRPAVFVDETLDEAYASRARWNAPRWQLDAWVSTYTAVAAGELAHVSGDVERLTGRAPLSLAQFLAADPPASV, encoded by the coding sequence ATGAGCACTCCGCAGCCGATCGCCGTCACCGGAGCGACGGGAGCCGTCGGCGGCCGCGTCGCCCGTCTCCTCGCCGAGGAGGGCCTCCCCCTCCGCCTCCTCGCCCGCGACCCGTCGCGCGCACCGTCCCTCCCGGGCGCCGAGACCGTGCGCGCGTCCTTCACCGACGTCGGCGACGCGCTCCAGGGCGTGCGCCTGCTGCTGATGGTCTCGGCCGCGGAGCAGGAGGACCGCCTGGCGGAGCACCTCGCCCTGGTCGCGGCCGCCGCGGACGCCGGCGTCGAGCACCTCGTCTACACCTCGTTCGCCGGCGCCTCCCCGACCGCGACCTTCACCCTCGCCCGCGATCACGCCGCGACGGAGGAGGCGCTCCGCGCGTCCGGCATGGCCTGGACCTTCCTCCGCGACAACCTCTACCTCGACTTCCTGCCCTCGATGCTGGGCGAGGACGGGGCCGTCCGCGGGCCCGCCGGCGAAGGTCGGGCGGCGGTCGTCGCCCGGGAGGACGTCGCACGGACGGCCGCCGCGATCCTCCGTGATCCGACCGCTCACCGGGGCGCCACCTACGAGCTCACCGGCCCTGAAGCGGTCACCTTCGCCGAGATCGCCGCGATCCTGACCGCGGCGGGCCGCCCCGCCGTCTTCGTCGACGAGACCCTCGACGAGGCCTACGCGTCCCGCGCCCGCTGGAACGCGCCGCGCTGGCAGCTCGACGCCTGGGTCAGCACCTACACCGCCGTCGCAGCGGGCGAGCTGGCGCACGTGAGCGGAGACGTCGAGCGCCTGACGGGCCGCGCGCCCCTGTCGCTCGCGCAGTTCCTCGCCGCGGATCCCCCGGCCTCCGTCTGA
- a CDS encoding peptidoglycan DD-metalloendopeptidase family protein, whose product MSPDSPSPAASASTPGESTPPLSRREARERERTAALAAEVTAEGVTATPAELREAERRIAASRTTPPAPVAAPRVAPLRPVRGGRRLGGLVALSFAAAIVAATSVPATSLLTAEDVQAQGLASVASDEARGSQSFTTGEVSAETVARDGFGVQERKTQTNIAAIGRTSDTGFTNDPTASVQWPFAVGVPVGDRFGYRNCAGCSVNHGGTDFNPGDGSPIQSIADGVVRTVVDGEGSLGVHVIVDHEIDGQLVSSVYAHMQHGSAAVSEGDPVKVGQLLGLVGTTGMSTGPHLHFEIRLDGTTKVDSYLWLKANANR is encoded by the coding sequence GTGAGCCCCGATTCGCCCTCCCCCGCTGCCTCCGCATCGACCCCCGGCGAATCGACCCCACCCCTCTCCCGTCGCGAGGCCCGCGAGCGCGAGCGCACTGCAGCGCTCGCCGCCGAGGTCACCGCCGAGGGGGTCACGGCCACCCCCGCCGAGCTGCGCGAGGCCGAGCGCCGCATCGCCGCCTCGAGGACGACTCCGCCCGCCCCCGTCGCCGCGCCCAGGGTCGCGCCGCTGCGCCCCGTCCGCGGAGGCAGGCGCCTCGGCGGTCTCGTCGCGCTCTCGTTCGCCGCGGCCATCGTCGCCGCGACCTCCGTGCCTGCGACGTCGCTCCTGACGGCCGAGGACGTGCAGGCGCAGGGGCTGGCGTCGGTCGCCTCTGACGAGGCGCGCGGCTCGCAGTCGTTCACGACCGGCGAGGTCAGCGCCGAGACGGTGGCGCGCGACGGGTTCGGCGTGCAGGAGCGGAAGACCCAGACGAACATCGCGGCGATCGGCCGCACGTCGGACACGGGCTTCACCAACGACCCCACCGCCTCGGTGCAGTGGCCCTTCGCGGTCGGCGTCCCCGTCGGCGACCGCTTCGGCTACCGCAACTGCGCCGGCTGCTCCGTGAACCACGGCGGCACCGACTTCAACCCGGGCGACGGCTCGCCGATCCAGTCGATCGCCGACGGGGTCGTCCGGACGGTCGTCGACGGCGAGGGCTCGCTCGGCGTGCACGTGATCGTCGACCACGAGATCGACGGCCAGCTCGTCTCGAGCGTTTACGCGCACATGCAGCACGGCTCGGCCGCGGTCAGCGAGGGCGACCCGGTCAAGGTCGGTCAGCTGCTCGGGCTCGTCGGCACGACCGGCATGTCGACCGGCCCGCACCTGCACTTCGAGATCCGCCTCGACGGGACGACGAAGGTCGACTCGTACCTCTGGCTGAAGGCCAACGCGAACCGCTGA
- the mnhG gene encoding monovalent cation/H(+) antiporter subunit G yields MGLDSSTLDAFWDIVTAVLVTAGAVLSLVAAIGLLRFDDLLSRMHAGTKPQVLGLICVMLAVAIRNPGFAAAGTVVLVIGFQLLTVPVSAHMVGRAAYRAEAVSMGFLVADELADAVSRADEQAKTGPETAHASEEAAERSTAPQPEDEHGPAATA; encoded by the coding sequence ATGGGTCTCGACAGTTCCACTCTGGACGCGTTCTGGGACATCGTCACCGCCGTGCTCGTCACCGCGGGCGCCGTGCTGTCGCTGGTCGCCGCGATCGGCCTCCTCCGCTTCGACGACCTGCTCTCGCGCATGCACGCCGGCACCAAGCCGCAGGTGCTCGGACTCATCTGCGTGATGCTGGCCGTCGCCATCCGCAACCCGGGCTTCGCCGCCGCCGGCACCGTGGTGCTGGTCATCGGCTTCCAGCTGCTGACCGTCCCCGTCTCGGCGCACATGGTCGGCCGCGCGGCCTACCGGGCCGAGGCGGTCTCGATGGGGTTCCTCGTCGCCGACGAGCTGGCCGACGCGGTCAGCCGGGCCGACGAGCAGGCGAAGACGGGGCCGGAGACGGCGCACGCCTCCGAGGAGGCGGCGGAGCGCTCGACGGCGCCGCAGCCCGAGGACGAGCACGGGCCCGCCGCGACGGCCTAG
- a CDS encoding NUDIX domain-containing protein codes for MSHAAPTSAPGLDTPDRRGRTGLDREGYDLTGNPDVVVKRVTLLSSHWYILRTTEFEYRHRDGRWTTEHRETYDRGNGAAVLLYDPDARTVVLVRQFRYPTYVNGNLDGMLLEVPAGLLDEDGPEEGARREAEEETGLEVGRLEHVFDSYMSPGSITEKLHFFAGRYRAGSGEGAWAGLEHEGEDTELVELSFDEALAQIGVQIVDAKTIMLLQWAALKGPFAR; via the coding sequence ATGTCGCACGCAGCGCCGACCTCGGCCCCCGGACTCGACACCCCTGACCGCCGCGGCCGCACCGGCCTCGACCGCGAGGGGTATGACCTCACCGGCAACCCGGACGTGGTGGTGAAGCGGGTGACCCTGCTCTCGAGCCACTGGTACATCCTCCGCACCACCGAGTTCGAGTACCGGCACCGCGACGGCCGCTGGACCACCGAGCACCGCGAGACCTACGACCGCGGCAACGGCGCTGCCGTGCTGCTCTACGACCCCGACGCGCGCACCGTCGTCCTGGTGCGCCAGTTCCGCTACCCGACCTACGTCAACGGCAACCTCGACGGCATGCTCCTCGAGGTGCCGGCCGGGCTCCTCGACGAGGACGGCCCGGAGGAGGGCGCCCGCCGCGAGGCGGAGGAGGAGACCGGTCTCGAGGTCGGCCGCCTCGAGCACGTCTTCGACTCGTACATGAGCCCGGGCTCGATCACCGAGAAGCTGCACTTCTTCGCCGGCCGCTACCGCGCGGGGTCGGGCGAGGGCGCGTGGGCGGGCCTCGAGCACGAGGGCGAGGACACCGAGCTGGTCGAGCTGTCGTTCGACGAGGCGCTCGCCCAGATCGGCGTGCAGATCGTCGACGCGAAGACGATCATGCTGCTGCAGTGGGCGGCCCTGAAGGGCCCGTTCGCCCGCTGA
- a CDS encoding inositol monophosphatase family protein yields MSANSSLLAIARSIAVEAAHLARQRRQDGVEIAASKSSPEDVVTAADREVEQLIRRRLAEARPDDAFLGEESGGGGGTSGLTWVVDPIDGTVNYLYGIPSYAVSIAVVEGEPDPATWTALAGAVVNGATGEVWTAAEGEGAERDGAALRAVPPASLSLALVGTGFGYDAGRRQRQGAVVQELLGEVRDIRRIGSAALDLCAVATGQLNAYYERGLNPWDLAAGALIAQEAGVRVEGFGGRPASSDLLIAAPEPLFGELEALLRRLRADEV; encoded by the coding sequence ATGAGCGCCAACTCCTCCCTCCTCGCCATCGCCCGCTCGATCGCCGTGGAGGCCGCGCACCTCGCCCGGCAGCGTCGGCAGGACGGAGTCGAGATCGCCGCGTCGAAGTCGTCTCCGGAGGACGTGGTCACCGCGGCCGACCGCGAGGTCGAGCAGCTGATCCGGCGGCGGCTCGCGGAGGCGCGGCCCGACGACGCGTTCCTCGGCGAGGAGTCGGGCGGCGGCGGCGGGACGAGCGGGCTCACCTGGGTCGTCGACCCGATCGACGGCACGGTGAACTACCTCTACGGCATCCCCTCGTACGCCGTGAGCATCGCGGTCGTCGAGGGCGAGCCGGACCCGGCGACCTGGACGGCTCTCGCCGGCGCCGTGGTCAACGGCGCCACCGGCGAGGTCTGGACGGCGGCCGAGGGAGAGGGCGCCGAGCGCGACGGGGCGGCCCTGCGCGCGGTGCCGCCCGCCTCCCTCTCGCTCGCGCTGGTGGGGACGGGGTTCGGCTACGACGCCGGCCGGCGGCAGCGGCAGGGCGCGGTGGTGCAGGAGCTGCTCGGCGAGGTGCGCGACATCCGGCGCATCGGATCGGCGGCGCTCGACCTCTGCGCGGTGGCGACGGGGCAGCTGAACGCGTACTACGAGCGTGGCCTCAACCCGTGGGATCTCGCGGCCGGGGCACTCATCGCCCAGGAGGCGGGAGTGCGCGTCGAGGGATTCGGCGGGCGCCCCGCGAGCTCGGACCTGCTGATCGCCGCGCCCGAGCCGCTGTTCGGCGAGCTCGAGGCGCTGCTGCGCCGGCTGCGCGCCGACGAGGTGTGA
- a CDS encoding excinuclease ABC subunit UvrA: MSTHGPHDVIRVRGARQNNLRGVDVDIPKRRITVFTGVSGSGKSSLVFGTIAAESQRLINETYSAFLQQFMGSPARPDVESLDGLSATIVVDQERMGANARSTVGTATDAYTMLRILFSRIGDPHVGTSGAFSFNLPEGMCPRCEGTGRVSDIDLDALFDRSKSLDGGALDAIPNFVVGGWYWKSLAESGLYPADVPIADFTPEQLEDFLYRPATKMAIAGMNLTYEGLVVKVTRLYLAKEAAQAHIRAFAERVATFADCPECGGARLTRAALSSLIAGRNIAECSSMQATDLAEWLRTVDDPSVAPIVDALLGTLDSLVQVGLGYLSLDRESGTLSGGEAQRVKMVRHLGSSLTDITYVFDEPTAGLHPHDVSRVVELLRRLRDKGNTVLVVEHKPEIIRMADHVVDLGPRAGAHGGEIRFEGSVDELRGSDTLTGRHLEHRVPLKATVRSPRGVAEIRGAATHNLRGVDVDVPLGVLAVVTGVAGSGKSSLIHGSLAKREGVIVADQSPIRGSRRSNPATYTGVLDAIRSAFAKANGVKPALFSANSAGACPVCKGAGLIFTELGPAATVSSVCEECEGKRFTAEVLEYRLDGRNIHEVLSMPILEAADFFATGPAHTILARLVDVGLGYITLGQPLNTLSGGERQRLKLAINMASKGSVYILDEPTTGLHLADVDNLLGLLDRLVDSGNSVIVIEHHQALMAHADWIIDVGPGAGHEGGTVVFEGTPAALVADADTLTARALRAYAG; encoded by the coding sequence ATGAGCACTCACGGTCCGCACGACGTCATCCGGGTGCGGGGCGCCCGGCAGAACAACCTGCGCGGAGTCGACGTCGACATCCCCAAGCGCCGCATCACGGTCTTCACCGGGGTCTCGGGCTCGGGCAAGTCGTCACTGGTCTTCGGCACGATCGCGGCCGAGTCGCAGCGGCTGATCAACGAGACCTACTCCGCGTTCCTCCAGCAGTTCATGGGCTCGCCGGCCCGCCCCGACGTCGAATCGCTCGACGGGCTGTCGGCGACGATCGTGGTCGATCAGGAGCGGATGGGCGCGAACGCCCGCTCGACGGTCGGCACCGCGACCGACGCGTACACGATGCTGCGCATCCTCTTCAGCCGGATCGGCGACCCGCACGTGGGCACCAGCGGCGCGTTCTCGTTCAACCTGCCCGAGGGGATGTGCCCGCGCTGCGAGGGCACGGGGCGCGTCTCCGACATCGATCTCGACGCCCTGTTCGACCGCTCGAAGTCGCTCGACGGCGGGGCGCTCGACGCGATCCCCAACTTCGTCGTCGGCGGCTGGTACTGGAAGAGCCTCGCCGAATCGGGGCTGTACCCCGCCGACGTGCCGATCGCCGACTTCACGCCCGAGCAGCTCGAGGACTTCCTCTACCGGCCGGCCACCAAGATGGCGATCGCGGGGATGAACCTCACCTACGAGGGCCTCGTGGTCAAGGTCACCCGGCTCTACCTGGCGAAGGAGGCGGCGCAGGCGCACATCCGCGCGTTCGCCGAGCGGGTCGCCACCTTCGCCGACTGCCCCGAGTGCGGGGGAGCGCGTCTGACGCGGGCCGCCCTCTCCTCCCTGATCGCCGGGCGGAACATCGCGGAGTGCTCGTCGATGCAGGCGACCGACCTCGCCGAGTGGCTCCGGACGGTCGACGACCCGTCGGTCGCTCCGATCGTCGACGCCCTGCTCGGCACGCTCGACTCGCTGGTGCAGGTCGGCCTCGGGTACCTCTCGCTCGACCGCGAGTCGGGCACGCTCTCGGGAGGCGAGGCGCAGCGGGTGAAGATGGTCCGGCACCTCGGCTCGAGCCTCACCGACATCACCTACGTCTTCGACGAGCCGACCGCGGGGCTGCACCCGCACGACGTGTCGCGGGTCGTCGAGCTGCTGCGCCGGCTCCGCGACAAGGGCAACACGGTGCTCGTCGTCGAGCACAAGCCCGAGATCATCCGGATGGCCGACCACGTCGTCGACCTGGGCCCCCGGGCCGGGGCGCACGGAGGCGAGATTCGCTTCGAGGGGTCCGTCGACGAGCTCCGCGGGTCGGACACCCTGACGGGGCGGCACCTCGAGCACCGGGTGCCGCTGAAGGCGACGGTCCGCTCCCCTCGCGGAGTCGCCGAGATCCGAGGTGCCGCGACCCACAACCTCCGCGGGGTCGACGTCGACGTGCCGCTCGGCGTGCTGGCCGTCGTGACGGGGGTCGCGGGGTCGGGCAAGTCGTCGCTCATCCACGGCTCGCTGGCGAAGCGCGAGGGCGTGATCGTCGCCGACCAGTCGCCCATCCGCGGCTCGCGGAGGAGCAATCCCGCCACGTACACGGGCGTGCTCGACGCCATCCGCTCCGCCTTCGCGAAGGCCAACGGGGTGAAGCCCGCGCTCTTCAGCGCCAACTCCGCCGGCGCCTGCCCGGTCTGCAAGGGCGCGGGGCTGATCTTCACCGAGCTCGGCCCCGCCGCGACGGTCTCGTCGGTCTGCGAGGAGTGCGAGGGCAAGCGCTTCACGGCCGAGGTGCTCGAGTACCGGCTCGACGGCAGGAACATCCACGAGGTGCTGTCGATGCCGATCCTCGAGGCGGCCGACTTCTTCGCCACGGGGCCGGCGCACACGATCCTCGCCCGCCTCGTCGACGTCGGGCTGGGGTACATCACCCTCGGGCAGCCGCTGAACACGCTCTCGGGCGGCGAGCGGCAGCGCCTCAAGCTCGCCATCAACATGGCGTCGAAGGGCTCGGTCTACATCCTCGACGAGCCGACGACCGGTCTGCACCTGGCCGACGTCGACAACCTGCTGGGCCTGCTCGACCGGCTGGTCGACTCCGGCAACTCGGTGATCGTGATCGAGCACCACCAGGCGCTGATGGCCCACGCCGACTGGATCATCGACGTCGGCCCCGGCGCGGGCCACGAGGGCGGCACGGTCGTCTTCGAGGGCACGCCGGCCGCACTCGTCGCCGACGCCGACACCCTCACGGCGAGGGCGCTGCGCGCGTACGCCGGCTGA
- a CDS encoding YajQ family cyclic di-GMP-binding protein: MADSTFDVVSKVDKMEADNALNQAHKEVEQRYDFKNVGASIAWSGEKILIKANTEERANAILDVFQTKLIKRGISLKSLDSGEPFASGKEYRIESTLKDGIDQEHAKKINKLIRDEAPKSVKSQIQGDELRVSSKSRDDLQATMALLRGADLDLDLQFVNFR; this comes from the coding sequence ATGGCAGATTCAACGTTCGACGTCGTCAGCAAGGTCGACAAGATGGAGGCGGACAACGCCCTCAACCAGGCCCACAAGGAGGTCGAGCAGCGCTACGACTTCAAGAACGTCGGCGCCTCGATCGCCTGGAGCGGCGAGAAGATCCTGATCAAGGCGAACACCGAGGAGCGCGCGAACGCCATCCTCGACGTGTTCCAGACCAAGCTCATCAAGCGCGGCATCAGCCTCAAGAGCCTCGACTCGGGCGAGCCCTTCGCCTCGGGCAAGGAGTACCGGATCGAGTCGACCCTGAAGGACGGCATCGATCAGGAGCACGCCAAGAAGATCAACAAGCTGATCCGCGACGAGGCGCCCAAGTCGGTCAAGTCGCAGATCCAGGGCGACGAGCTCCGCGTCTCCTCGAAGAGCCGCGACGACCTCCAGGCGACGATGGCGCTGCTGCGCGGGGCCGATCTCGACCTCGACCTCCAGTTCGTCAACTTCCGCTGA
- a CDS encoding alpha-amylase family glycosyl hydrolase, whose protein sequence is MTLDSALSGAPENSPARTSRPGSEWWRTAVIYQIYPRSFADANGDGIGDLPGITSRLESLAELGVDAIWLSPFMTSPQKDAGYDVADYCDVDPLFGTLSDFDEMLARAHALGIRIIVDLVPNHSSSAHRWFQEALAAPAGSAERARYLFRDGRGAAGELPPNNWESVFGGPAWTRVTEADGTAGQWYLHLFDTSQPDFDWTNEWVRERFREVLRFWLDRGVDGFRVDVAHGMIKADGLPDYTPPADSGSMGGVAPADGEDPETAPYWAQDGVHEIYRDWHALLAEYPDDRVLCAEAWVQPLSKLARWVRPDEMHQAFNFAYLETPWEGPALRDIVDSSLTAFARVGAPSTWVLSNHDVVRHASRLALTSDNPQGYGIGPRTPGLPDPVLGLRRARAASALMLALPGSAYVYQGEELGLPEAIDLPDDARQDPTWFRTSGERYGRDGCRVPLPWEAGAPAYRFNDGGASWLPQPLDWAPYARESQRGVAGSTLELYRSLLALRRSEKLGAGSVEWLEGYPEEVVAFRNGGVTVIANTGSAPVEIPVGTVLVSSEELHEPTLPGDTTVWLHAD, encoded by the coding sequence ATGACCCTGGACTCCGCTCTCTCCGGCGCGCCCGAGAACTCCCCCGCCCGCACGAGCCGTCCCGGCTCGGAGTGGTGGCGCACCGCGGTCATCTACCAGATCTACCCGCGCTCGTTCGCGGACGCGAACGGCGACGGCATCGGCGACCTGCCTGGCATCACCTCGCGCCTCGAGAGCCTCGCCGAGCTCGGCGTCGACGCGATCTGGCTCTCGCCCTTCATGACCTCCCCGCAGAAGGACGCGGGCTACGACGTCGCCGACTACTGCGACGTCGATCCGCTCTTCGGCACGCTCTCCGACTTCGATGAGATGCTCGCGCGAGCGCACGCGCTCGGCATCCGCATCATCGTCGACCTCGTCCCCAACCACTCCTCGAGCGCGCACCGCTGGTTCCAGGAGGCGCTCGCGGCCCCCGCGGGCAGTGCCGAGCGGGCGCGCTACCTGTTCCGCGACGGCCGCGGCGCCGCGGGCGAGCTGCCCCCGAACAACTGGGAGTCGGTCTTCGGCGGTCCCGCCTGGACGCGCGTCACCGAGGCCGACGGCACGGCGGGCCAGTGGTACCTGCACCTCTTCGACACCTCGCAGCCCGACTTCGACTGGACGAACGAGTGGGTGCGCGAGCGCTTCCGCGAGGTCCTGCGCTTCTGGCTCGACCGCGGCGTCGACGGCTTCCGGGTCGACGTGGCGCACGGCATGATCAAGGCCGACGGCCTGCCCGACTACACCCCGCCCGCCGACAGCGGCTCGATGGGAGGCGTCGCCCCCGCCGACGGCGAGGATCCGGAGACCGCGCCCTACTGGGCCCAGGACGGCGTGCACGAGATCTACCGCGACTGGCACGCGCTGCTCGCCGAGTACCCCGACGACCGCGTGCTCTGCGCGGAGGCGTGGGTGCAGCCGCTCTCGAAGCTCGCGCGCTGGGTCCGCCCGGACGAGATGCACCAGGCCTTCAACTTCGCCTACCTCGAGACGCCGTGGGAGGGGCCGGCCCTGCGCGACATCGTCGACTCCTCCCTCACGGCGTTCGCCCGCGTGGGCGCGCCGTCGACGTGGGTGCTCTCGAACCACGACGTCGTCCGGCACGCCAGCCGCCTGGCGCTGACGTCCGACAATCCGCAGGGCTACGGCATCGGCCCGCGCACGCCCGGGCTGCCCGACCCCGTGCTGGGCCTGCGCCGCGCGAGGGCCGCGTCGGCGCTGATGCTGGCGCTCCCCGGCTCGGCCTACGTCTACCAGGGCGAGGAGCTCGGCCTCCCCGAGGCGATCGACCTGCCCGACGACGCCCGTCAGGACCCGACCTGGTTCCGCACGAGCGGCGAGCGCTACGGCCGCGACGGCTGCCGCGTGCCCCTGCCCTGGGAGGCCGGCGCGCCCGCCTACCGGTTCAACGACGGCGGCGCCTCCTGGCTCCCGCAGCCTCTCGACTGGGCGCCCTACGCCCGCGAGAGCCAGCGCGGAGTCGCGGGCTCGACGCTCGAGCTCTACCGCTCGCTGCTCGCGCTGCGCCGCTCCGAGAAGCTGGGCGCCGGCTCCGTCGAGTGGCTCGAGGGCTATCCGGAGGAGGTCGTCGCGTTCCGCAACGGCGGCGTCACCGTCATCGCGAACACCGGCTCGGCCCCGGTCGAGATCCCGGTGGGAACGGTGCTCGTCTCGTCGGAGGAGCTGCACGAGCCGACGCTCCCGGGCGACACGACGGTCTGGCTGCACGCCGACTGA
- a CDS encoding FAD-dependent oxidoreductase, whose amino-acid sequence MTKLRLAIVGAGPAGIYAADLMIKAEKKFDVSIDLFEQLPAPYGLVRYGVAPDHPRIKGIITALREVLDRGDIRIFGNVHFGTDITLEDLKRHYNAVIFSTGAIRDAPLEIPGVELEGSYGAADFVSWFDGHPDVPRTWPLEAASVAVIGNGNVALDVSRMLAKHADDLLPTEVPPNVYEGLKVSPVTDVHVFGRRGPAQVKFTPLELRELGELRDVDMIVADEDFVMDPASQAAIETNKQVMVINRVLNQWRTREVGAASRRLHLHFWAKPLEFVDDGEGRVAAIRYERTEPDGEGGVRGTGEIREVPVQAVYRAVGYFGSPLDGLPFDERRGVIPNREGQVLDDEDQQVHGVYATGWIKRGPVGLIGHTKSDAMETVAHVLNDQASWWTPAHPEESAIVALLEEREIAYTDLDGWHRLDEHEMALGAPEGRVRVKVVPREDMIAISRSETVPS is encoded by the coding sequence ATGACCAAGCTCAGGCTGGCCATCGTCGGCGCGGGTCCCGCGGGCATCTACGCCGCCGACCTCATGATCAAGGCCGAGAAGAAGTTCGACGTCTCGATCGACCTGTTCGAGCAGCTCCCGGCGCCGTACGGGCTCGTGCGCTACGGAGTCGCCCCCGACCACCCGCGGATCAAGGGCATCATCACGGCCCTCCGCGAAGTGCTCGACCGCGGCGACATCCGGATCTTCGGCAACGTGCACTTCGGCACCGACATCACGCTCGAGGACCTCAAGCGGCACTACAACGCCGTGATCTTCTCGACCGGGGCGATCCGCGACGCGCCTCTCGAGATCCCGGGCGTCGAGCTCGAGGGCTCGTACGGCGCCGCCGACTTCGTCAGCTGGTTCGACGGCCACCCCGACGTGCCGCGCACCTGGCCGCTGGAGGCCGCCTCCGTCGCCGTGATCGGCAACGGGAACGTCGCGCTCGACGTGTCGCGGATGCTCGCGAAGCACGCCGACGACCTCCTGCCCACCGAGGTGCCGCCGAACGTGTACGAGGGCCTCAAGGTCTCGCCCGTCACCGATGTGCACGTCTTCGGACGCCGCGGACCCGCGCAGGTGAAGTTCACGCCGCTCGAGCTGCGCGAGCTCGGCGAGCTGCGCGACGTCGACATGATCGTCGCGGACGAGGACTTCGTGATGGACCCCGCCTCGCAGGCGGCCATCGAGACCAACAAGCAGGTCATGGTCATCAACCGGGTGCTCAACCAGTGGCGCACCCGCGAGGTCGGCGCCGCGTCGCGCCGCCTGCACCTGCACTTCTGGGCCAAGCCGCTCGAGTTCGTCGACGACGGCGAGGGGCGCGTGGCGGCGATCCGCTACGAGCGCACCGAGCCCGACGGCGAGGGCGGCGTGCGCGGCACGGGCGAGATCCGCGAGGTGCCGGTGCAGGCGGTCTACCGCGCCGTCGGCTACTTCGGCTCGCCGCTGGACGGCCTGCCGTTCGACGAGCGCCGCGGGGTGATCCCGAACCGCGAGGGCCAGGTCCTGGACGACGAGGACCAGCAGGTCCACGGCGTCTACGCGACGGGCTGGATCAAGCGCGGACCGGTCGGCCTGATCGGCCACACGAAGTCCGACGCGATGGAGACCGTGGCGCACGTGCTCAACGACCAGGCCTCCTGGTGGACGCCGGCGCACCCCGAGGAGTCGGCGATCGTCGCCCTCCTCGAGGAGCGCGAGATCGCCTACACCGACCTCGACGGCTGGCACCGCCTCGACGAGCACGAGATGGCGCTCGGTGCTCCCGAAGGCCGCGTGCGCGTCAAGGTCGTACCCCGCGAGGACATGATCGCGATCTCGCGGTCCGAGACCGTCCCGAGCTGA
- a CDS encoding polyprenyl synthetase family protein — MNASAPVARRSPSLTAQLGLSERIFSSASDRALARSIDDGLERVEAGMVHQLSFADAVADVSTRYLLEAGGKRVRPMLTLLTAQLGRGNTPEVLSAAQAIEITHLGSLYHDDVMDEAEKRRGVPSAQTVWGNNVAILTGDLLFARANQLMTELGERAIRLQTDTFERLVLGQLHETVGPSADEDPVEHYLGVLADKTGSLIAAAARTGVVFSEAPAPFEEAVRVFGEKIGVAFQIVDDVIDLSPQPEETGKNPGTDIRAGVSTLPILRLRERASSDRAAAALLARIESYVSRTHDAIAHTDEQSADITDAIAQLRDHDVTAQTLAEAHRWADEAVAALAPLPDGSVRKALTRFADTVVDRNG, encoded by the coding sequence GTGAACGCCAGTGCGCCCGTCGCCCGCCGCAGCCCGTCGCTGACGGCGCAGCTCGGCCTCTCCGAGCGCATCTTCTCCTCCGCCTCCGACCGCGCGCTCGCTCGCTCGATCGACGACGGGCTGGAGCGGGTCGAGGCCGGGATGGTCCACCAGCTCTCGTTCGCCGACGCGGTCGCCGACGTCTCGACGCGCTACCTCCTCGAAGCCGGCGGCAAGCGCGTGCGGCCGATGCTGACGCTGCTCACCGCGCAGCTGGGCCGGGGCAACACCCCCGAGGTCCTCAGCGCGGCGCAGGCGATCGAGATCACCCACCTCGGCTCCCTCTACCACGACGACGTGATGGACGAGGCCGAGAAGCGGCGCGGCGTGCCCTCGGCGCAGACCGTCTGGGGCAACAACGTCGCGATCCTCACGGGCGACCTGCTCTTCGCGCGCGCCAACCAGCTGATGACCGAGCTGGGGGAGCGGGCGATCCGCCTGCAGACCGACACGTTCGAGCGCCTCGTCCTCGGGCAGCTGCACGAGACCGTCGGCCCGAGCGCCGACGAGGATCCGGTCGAGCACTACCTCGGCGTGCTCGCCGACAAGACCGGCTCGCTGATCGCGGCCGCCGCCCGGACCGGCGTCGTCTTCTCGGAGGCGCCCGCGCCGTTCGAGGAGGCCGTCCGCGTCTTCGGCGAGAAGATCGGCGTCGCCTTCCAGATCGTCGACGACGTCATCGACCTCTCGCCGCAGCCGGAGGAGACCGGCAAGAACCCGGGCACCGACATCCGCGCCGGAGTGTCGACGCTGCCGATCCTGCGACTGCGCGAGCGCGCGTCCTCCGATCGGGCCGCCGCCGCCCTGCTCGCGCGGATCGAGAGCTACGTGAGCCGCACGCACGACGCGATCGCGCACACCGACGAGCAGAGCGCGGACATCACCGACGCCATCGCCCAGCTCCGCGATCACGACGTGACCGCCCAGACGCTCGCCGAGGCCCACCGCTGGGCCGACGAGGCCGTCGCCGCACTCGCTCCGCTGCCCGACGGCTCGGTCCGCAAGGCGCTCACGCGCTTCGCCGACACGGTCGTCGACCGCAACGGCTGA